AATAAAAGTTTTATTTAGAACGCTATCTGCCGATTTTTCTTTCCCCATTTATACTGATGCGTCCAGTAAGCTACTTTCATCGACAAAAAACCAATACCGGCTCCAACGAGCACGTCGCTTATATAATGCCGGTTATTCGCAACACGCATAAGGCCAACGGAAGATGCGACTGTGTAAGAGGCATATGGCATCCATTTGTAACGGTCTTTATATTCTTCACTTAAAAATGTTGCTGCGGCAAAAGCCTGTGTAGTGTGGCCCGACGGGAATGAGTTATACGCACTGCCATCCGGGCGAAGTTCATGGGTTACTCTTTTTAAAAGTGTGGCCGTTCCGATGGCCAGGAGTTCTCCTTTCAACAAAATAA
The nucleotide sequence above comes from Dyadobacter subterraneus. Encoded proteins:
- a CDS encoding phosphatase PAP2 family protein, which codes for MKTLVICLSFSFLLQLPVFSQTTDTTRHETRFSTQQLYAPALLVMAGLIANGHSQESIKNELAEDRNRHMAGFKTKLDNYLQFSPFAIAYGLDAIGIKSKTDFMNRSVILLKGELLAIGTATLLKRVTHELRPDGSAYNSFPSGHTTQAFAAATFLSEEYKDRYKWMPYASYTVASSVGLMRVANNRHYISDVLVGAGIGFLSMKVAYWTHQYKWGKKNRQIAF